In the Astatotilapia calliptera chromosome 5, fAstCal1.2, whole genome shotgun sequence genome, one interval contains:
- the nelfcd gene encoding negative elongation factor C/D yields MDEEYYSGSGDWEGTEGSMEDGYGEGENDGKIQEACLEKFSSRDYIMEPAIFSTLKTYFQAGGSPEHVIQLLSENYSAVAQTVNLLAEWLIQMGVEPAQVQERVENHLKSLLIKHFDPQKADSIFTVEGETPAWLEQMIAHTTWRDLFYKLAEAHPDCLMLNFTVKLISDAGYQGEITSVSTACQQLEVFSRVLRTSLATLLDGGEENLEKNLPEFAKMVCHGEHTYLFAQAMMSILAQEEQGGSAVRRIGQEVQKSAHERGHDASQITLALGTAAAYPRACQALGAMLSKGALNPADITVLFKMFSSMDPPPVELIRVPAFLDLFMQSLFKPGSKINQDHKHKYIHILAYAASVVETWKKNKRVNINKDELKSTSKAIETVHNLCCNENKGATELIAELGTLYQCIRFPVVAMGVLKWVDWTVSEPRYFQLQTDHTPVHLALLDEICTCHQLLHPQVLQLLIKLFETEHSQLDVMEQLELKKTLLDRMVHLLSRGYVLPVVSYIRKCLEKLNTDISLIRYFVTEVLDVIAPPYTSDFVQLFLPILENDSIAGTIRTDGEHDAVAEFIAHCKSNFIMIN; encoded by the exons ATGGACGAGGAATATTACAGCGGTTCCGGAGACTGGGAAGGCACGGAGGGTAGCATG GAGGATGGTTACGGTGAAGGAGAAAATGATGGGAAAATCCAGGAAGCTTGCCTGGAGAAATTCTCCAGCAGGGATTACATCATGGAGCCTGCTATCTTCAGCACCCTCAAAAC GTATTTTCAAGCAGGTGGCTCTCCAGAACATGTCATCCAGCTTCTCTCTGAAAATTACTCTGCCGTGGCTCAGACTGTTAATCTGCTGGCTGAGTGGCTCATCCAGATGG GTGTGGAGCCTGCACAGGTCCAAGAACGAGTAGAAAATCACCTCAAGAGTCTTCTGATAAAACACTTTGACCCCCAGAAAGCTGATTCCATCTTCACCGTTGAGGGAGAG ACTCCTGCTTGGCTTGAGCAGATGATAGCGCACACAACGTGGAGAGATCTCTTCTATAAGCTGGCGGAGGCTCACCCAGATTGCCTGATGCTCAACTTCACTGTAAAG ctCATTTCAGATGCAGGTTACCAGGGCGAGATCACCAGCGTGTCCACAGCCTGCCAACAGCTGGAAGTTTTCTCTCGGGTGTTGAGAACATCTTTGGCCACGCTGCTAGACGGAGGAGAAGAAAACCTGGAGAAGAACCTGCCCGAATTTGCT AAAATGGTGTGTCACGGTGAGCACACCTACCTCTTTGCCCAGGCAATGATGTCCATCCTTGCTCAGGAGGAACAGGGAGGTTCAGCTGTCCGCAGGATCGGCCAGGAGGTGCAAAAGTCTGCACATGAGAG AGGTCACGATGCCAGTCAGATAACCCTTGCGCTTGGTACAGCGGCAGCCTACCCTCGAGCCTGCCAGGCTCTCGGCGCCATGTTGTCCAAAGGAGCCCTGAATCCTGCTGATATAACAGTTCTGTTCAAGATGTTTAGCAGCATGGACCCTCCTCCTGTCGAACTG ATCAGAGTGCCAGCCTTTCTCGACCTGTTTATGCAGTCGCTTTTCAAGCCTGGATCGAAGATCAACCAAGACCATAAACACAAATACATCCACATTTTAGCCTATGCTGCCAGTGTGGTGGAGACCTGGAAAAAG AACAAGCGAGTGAACATTAATAAAGATGAGCTGAAGTCAACCTCTAAGGCTATTGAGACCGTGCACAACCTGTGCTGCAATGAGAACAAAGGAGCCACAGAGCTGATTGCTGAGCTCGGCACTTTGTACCAGTGCATCAG GTTTCCAGTGGTTGCTATGGGAGTTCTGAAGTGGGTGGACTGGACGGTGTCCGAGCCGCGGTACTTCCAGCTGCAAACAGACCACACCCCCGTCCATTTAGCTTTACTGGATGAG ATCTGTACATGTCACCAGCTGCTGCACCCGCAGGTCCTCCAGCTGCTCATCAAGCTCTTTGAGACCGAGCACTCTCAGCTGGACGTCATGGAGCAG TTGGAGTTGAAGAAGACTCTGCTGGACCGAATGGTTCACCTGCTGAGTCGTGGCTACGTGCTGCCCGTCGTCAGCTACATCCGCAAATGTCTGGAGAAACTCAACACAGATATCTCCCTCATTAGATATTTTGTCACTGAG GTGCTGGATGTGATCGCGCCTCCCTATACGTCGGACTTTGTTCAACTCTTCTTGCCGATCCTTGAGAACGACAGCATCGCAGGAACGATCCGCACAGATGGAGAACACGACGCTGTTGCTGAGTTTATCG CCCACTGCAAGTCAAACTTCATCATGATCAACTGA